A window of the Dickeya dianthicola NCPPB 453 genome harbors these coding sequences:
- a CDS encoding PfaD family polyunsaturated fatty acid/polyketide biosynthesis protein, whose protein sequence is MTHLGQTTRTERGVSLPLQGGGSRQGPLVQAEQLGSTAFRQDYGIKYAYVSGAMYQGIASRKLVVAMARAGMMSFFGSGGVSLGVLEDAILGIQSDLSGESFGMNLLADYDFPAKEMQRVELFLTHGVRFIEAAAYIAITPALVRYRLSGVHRGDDQRIIIPNTLMAKVSRPEVADVFAHPAPPELVAGLCQQGVITEQEAELAPLVPMAQDICVESDSAGHTDQGNAYVLFPAISRLCRDVSARQRYQKPIRVGAAGGIGTPEAVMAAFMLGADFIVTGSVNQCSVEAATSDEVKDLLQSINIQDTDYAPAGDMFEQGAKVQVLRRGVFFPSRANKLYQLYQQYASLEAIPQVVKKQLEDKYFKRPLSDVWQDVRQYYQANRPQMLAKIEEHPKRKMAAVFRWYFAYSSRLALAGDRENQVDYQVHCGPALGAFNQWVKGSVYESWRARHVDEIGEMLMQEAALMLSRQIGLITSHSLSS, encoded by the coding sequence ATGACACATTTGGGACAAACGACACGGACTGAACGTGGTGTAAGCCTGCCCCTTCAGGGGGGAGGCAGCCGGCAAGGGCCGCTTGTTCAGGCCGAACAGTTGGGAAGTACGGCGTTTCGTCAGGATTATGGGATTAAATATGCCTATGTCAGCGGTGCGATGTATCAGGGGATTGCTTCCCGCAAGCTGGTTGTGGCGATGGCTCGTGCCGGAATGATGAGTTTTTTCGGTTCAGGTGGCGTGAGTCTTGGTGTTCTGGAAGACGCGATTTTAGGGATTCAATCTGATTTGAGCGGAGAATCTTTCGGCATGAATCTGCTGGCGGATTATGATTTCCCGGCAAAGGAAATGCAGCGGGTCGAGCTGTTTCTGACTCATGGCGTTCGTTTTATTGAAGCGGCTGCCTATATTGCGATTACCCCGGCGTTGGTTCGTTACCGGTTGAGTGGCGTTCACCGGGGAGACGACCAACGAATTATCATTCCCAATACGCTGATGGCGAAAGTGTCACGCCCCGAAGTCGCTGACGTTTTTGCCCACCCGGCGCCGCCTGAGCTGGTCGCCGGGTTATGTCAGCAAGGGGTGATTACCGAGCAGGAGGCTGAACTGGCTCCTTTGGTGCCGATGGCTCAGGATATATGCGTCGAGTCTGATTCGGCAGGCCACACCGATCAGGGTAATGCGTATGTCCTGTTCCCGGCTATTTCCCGGCTTTGCCGGGATGTTTCGGCCCGGCAGCGATACCAAAAGCCGATCAGGGTCGGTGCCGCAGGGGGAATCGGTACGCCGGAAGCGGTGATGGCTGCTTTTATGCTTGGTGCTGATTTTATTGTCACCGGCTCCGTGAATCAGTGCTCGGTGGAAGCGGCTACCAGCGATGAGGTGAAGGATTTACTGCAAAGCATCAATATTCAGGATACCGACTATGCCCCGGCCGGAGATATGTTTGAACAGGGCGCCAAAGTTCAGGTGCTCCGGCGCGGCGTGTTTTTCCCATCCCGGGCTAATAAGCTTTATCAGCTGTATCAACAATATGCTTCGCTGGAAGCGATACCACAGGTCGTTAAAAAGCAGCTCGAAGACAAGTACTTTAAACGCCCGCTATCCGATGTCTGGCAAGACGTCCGGCAATATTATCAGGCGAACCGTCCCCAGATGTTGGCGAAAATAGAAGAACATCCCAAACGGAAAATGGCCGCGGTATTTCGCTGGTATTTTGCCTATAGCTCGCGCCTGGCGCTGGCTGGCGATCGGGAAAATCAAGTCGATTATCAGGTGCATTGCGGGCCGGCTCTGGGCGCGTTCAATCAGTGGGTGAAAGGCTCTGTCTATGAAAGCTGGCGTGCTCGCCATGTTGATGAAATCGGGGAAATGTTGATGCAGGAAGCCGCATTGATGTTGTCACGACAAATCGGTTTGATAACAAGCCATTCTTTATCTTCTTAG